The Rhipicephalus sanguineus isolate Rsan-2018 chromosome 7, BIME_Rsan_1.4, whole genome shotgun sequence genome includes a window with the following:
- the LOC119400187 gene encoding uncharacterized protein LOC119400187, whose amino-acid sequence MSRLQVLADRAFELDSHSTGPGPSFVIEAQEPERTDEPRTRAAAAAAASRYRHNSRLMAVLLMDDRVVEGPALQDWSKVYRKRLQQRMRIEEQLRAMREETRVMQAAQAAKRRQLLKDSEKFRADLLKCYQKEHLLQVARTMKVQGRAGQSTVPSNCKTAFRLKCVR is encoded by the exons ATGAGCAGGCTGCAGGTTCTGGCTGACCGCGCCTTCGAGCTGGACTCGCACAGCACGGGTCCCGGACCCTCGTTCGTGATCGAGGCGCAGGAGCCCGAGCGCACCGACGAGCCCCGGACTCGGgctgcggccgcggcggccgccagCCGGTACCGCCACAACTCCCGGCTCATGGCCGTTCTGCTGATGGACGACCGTGTGGTCGAAGGCCCCGCCCTTCAG GACTGGTCGAAGGTGTATCGAAAGCGTCTTCAACAGCGCATGCGCATCGAGGAGCAGCTGCGCGCCATGAGAGAAGAGACGCGCGTGATGCAAGCGGCGCAGGCGGCCAAGAGGCGTCAGTTGCTGAAGGACTCGGAGAAGTTCCGCGCAGACCTGCTCAAGTGCTACCAGAAGGAGCACCTGCTACAG gTTGCTCGCACTATGAAGGTCCAGGGTCGAGCTGGACAATCGACCGTGCCAAGCAACTGCAAGACGGCCTTCCGCCTCAAGTGCGTCCGTTAG